In one window of Caenimonas aquaedulcis DNA:
- a CDS encoding glycerate kinase type-2 family protein, which translates to MTAPNPAADPRRFLEHLYHAAVRRALPLHNTGAFLPQPPKGRTIVLGAGKAGASMAHAVEALWPADAPLEGLVVTRYHHVPPRPEGVKPRIEIVEAAHPVPDDAGLQAAQRILAMAHGLTADDLVLCLISGGGSSLLTLPAEGLTLQDKQRINKQLLDSGANISEMNCVRKHLSRIKGGRLAAACAPAKVVTLTISDVPGDDPSIIASGPTVPDATSCADAIAILQRYGIDVPGAIMSLLEQGALETPKPGDALFEGHAVHLIATPQQSLEAAAQEARAAGLQAYILSDEIEGESREVGKVHAALARAVAHRGQPFAKPCVILSGGETTVTIRKQPEGTPRGRGGRAGEFCLGLAQALQGRAGVWALAADTDGIDGVEDNAGAVVSPDTLRRALAHGMKVDAYLSRNDAYGYFSALGDLVTTGPTNTNVNDFRAILVL; encoded by the coding sequence ATGACCGCGCCGAATCCCGCCGCCGACCCGCGACGCTTCCTCGAACACCTGTACCACGCCGCCGTGCGGCGCGCGCTGCCGCTGCACAACACGGGCGCCTTCCTGCCCCAGCCGCCCAAGGGACGCACCATCGTGCTGGGCGCGGGCAAGGCGGGGGCGTCGATGGCGCATGCAGTCGAAGCGCTCTGGCCCGCGGACGCGCCGCTCGAAGGGCTGGTCGTCACGCGCTACCACCACGTGCCGCCGCGCCCGGAAGGGGTGAAGCCCCGCATCGAGATCGTCGAGGCCGCGCACCCGGTGCCGGACGATGCCGGCTTGCAGGCCGCGCAACGCATCCTCGCAATGGCGCACGGGCTGACCGCGGATGACCTGGTGCTGTGCCTGATCTCCGGCGGCGGCTCCTCGCTGCTGACGCTGCCCGCCGAGGGGCTCACGCTGCAGGACAAGCAGCGCATCAACAAGCAGTTGCTCGATTCGGGCGCGAACATCTCGGAGATGAACTGCGTGCGCAAGCACCTGTCGCGCATCAAGGGCGGGCGGCTGGCGGCGGCGTGCGCGCCCGCGAAGGTCGTCACGCTCACCATCAGCGATGTGCCGGGGGACGATCCGTCCATCATCGCCTCCGGCCCGACGGTGCCCGATGCCACGAGCTGCGCCGACGCCATCGCGATCCTGCAGCGCTACGGCATCGACGTTCCCGGCGCGATCATGAGCCTGCTGGAGCAGGGCGCGCTGGAAACCCCCAAGCCCGGCGACGCGTTGTTCGAGGGGCACGCCGTGCATCTCATCGCGACACCGCAGCAATCGCTCGAGGCGGCGGCGCAGGAGGCGCGCGCCGCAGGGCTGCAGGCCTACATCCTGAGCGACGAAATCGAAGGCGAGTCGCGCGAGGTCGGCAAGGTCCATGCGGCGCTGGCACGTGCGGTCGCGCATCGCGGCCAGCCGTTCGCGAAGCCCTGCGTCATCCTGTCGGGCGGGGAGACCACCGTCACGATCAGGAAGCAGCCCGAAGGCACGCCGCGGGGTCGCGGCGGCCGCGCCGGCGAGTTCTGCCTGGGCCTGGCGCAGGCGCTGCAGGGGCGGGCCGGCGTCTGGGCGCTGGCGGCGGATACGGACGGGATCGATGGCGTGGAGGACAACGCCGGGGCGGTGGTCTCGCCCGACACGCTGCGGCGCGCCCTGGCGCACGGCATGAAGGTCGACGCTTACCTGTCGCGCAACGACGCGTACGGCTACTTCAGCGCCTTGGGCGACCTGGTGACCACCGGACCCACGAACACCAACGTGAACGACTTCCGCGCGATCCTGGTGCTGTGA
- a CDS encoding type II toxin-antitoxin system Phd/YefM family antitoxin → MIKVSSVEAQNSFGKLLDTAQREPVVVTRHGRPAAFIVSPRDMDELMDARQKRSRIVAEFDAFTRRTEKLLSPEARQLTEKDIVQLVKESRR, encoded by the coding sequence ATGATCAAGGTCAGCTCGGTGGAGGCGCAGAACAGTTTCGGCAAGCTGCTCGATACAGCCCAGAGAGAGCCCGTGGTCGTCACGCGCCACGGCCGTCCCGCCGCCTTCATCGTGTCCCCGCGGGACATGGACGAATTGATGGATGCGCGCCAAAAGCGCAGCAGGATCGTCGCGGAGTTCGACGCCTTCACGCGGCGGACCGAAAAGCTGCTGTCGCCGGAAGCCCGCCAGCTCACCGAGAAGGACATCGTCCAGCTCGTGAAGGAAAGCCGGCGGTAA
- a CDS encoding putative toxin-antitoxin system toxin component, PIN family gives MLRVVFDTSSIVGAVLLARSIPNQAYRRALSLARLCASAETLDELQDVLRRPKFDRYLPIASRREFFDSLVRVVEIHDVPQAVTRALRPRSRDPADDKFLALAVSCDADIIVSSDEDLLCLDPWHRVRIMTPAGFIGSSASVFT, from the coding sequence GTGCTGCGCGTCGTCTTCGATACGAGCAGTATCGTGGGCGCGGTGCTGTTGGCCCGCTCGATCCCCAACCAGGCGTACCGCCGTGCGCTCTCCTTGGCGCGACTGTGCGCATCCGCGGAAACGCTGGATGAACTCCAGGACGTGCTGCGCCGGCCGAAGTTCGACCGCTACCTTCCGATCGCCTCGCGCAGGGAATTCTTCGACTCCCTGGTGCGGGTCGTGGAAATCCACGACGTCCCGCAAGCCGTGACCCGGGCGCTCAGGCCCCGCTCGCGTGACCCGGCGGACGACAAGTTCCTCGCCCTTGCTGTGTCCTGCGATGCCGACATCATCGTCAGCAGCGACGAGGACCTGCTTTGCCTCGACCCCTGGCACCGGGTGCGAATCATGACGCCCGCCGGATTCATCGGGTCATCGGCGTCTGTATTCACCTGA
- a CDS encoding nitrile hydratase subunit alpha, producing the protein MEQRTHSFAPVDRRVDAIQAAFEARGMPAIRGVEELSHLATEEWVPRNGARVVARAWTDPAFRARLLANGRAAVTELGLSMPPHHRHFVVLENSPDVHHVICCTLCSCTAFTIIGLPPDWYKDLEYRARVVRESRTVLREMGLDLPPEVQIRVWDTTADTRYMVLPERPEGTGGWSEERLADLVTRDGLIGVARL; encoded by the coding sequence ATGGAACAGCGCACCCACTCATTCGCCCCTGTCGACCGCCGCGTCGACGCGATCCAGGCGGCTTTCGAAGCGCGGGGGATGCCGGCCATCCGCGGCGTGGAAGAGCTCTCGCACCTGGCCACCGAGGAATGGGTGCCGCGCAACGGCGCGCGCGTGGTCGCGCGTGCCTGGACGGACCCGGCGTTCCGCGCGCGCCTGCTGGCGAACGGACGCGCCGCCGTGACCGAACTCGGCCTGTCGATGCCGCCGCACCACCGGCATTTCGTCGTGCTCGAAAACTCACCGGACGTCCATCACGTCATCTGCTGCACGCTGTGCTCCTGCACCGCCTTCACCATCATCGGCCTGCCGCCGGATTGGTACAAGGATCTCGAATACCGCGCGCGCGTCGTGCGCGAGTCGCGCACCGTGCTGCGCGAGATGGGCCTGGACCTGCCGCCCGAGGTGCAGATCCGCGTGTGGGACACCACGGCGGACACCCGCTACATGGTGCTGCCCGAGCGGCCCGAGGGCACCGGAGGCTGGAGCGAAGAGCGGCTGGCGGACCTCGTCACGCGCGACGGCCTCATCGGCGTGGCGCGGCTCTGA
- a CDS encoding SH3-like domain-containing protein, producing the protein MDGIHDLGGRQGFGTVRYTLDAPAFHARWEVRANALYAFAVRQGIFNMDEYRHAIERMEPRHYLAASYYERSLTSLASLCVEKGVMTRGELEERAGGPVPLAMPSRPGRANAASRERFRPGDRVRVREDHVPGHSRMPGYIRGKEGVVVGESPAYPFPDAHAHGVPSEDEPTYDVRFRSEDLWPGGADSALVHAAVFQSYLERAG; encoded by the coding sequence ATGGACGGCATCCACGACCTCGGCGGCCGGCAAGGCTTCGGCACCGTGCGCTACACCCTCGATGCGCCCGCTTTCCACGCCAGGTGGGAAGTGCGCGCCAACGCGCTCTATGCCTTCGCGGTGCGGCAGGGCATCTTCAACATGGACGAGTACCGCCACGCCATCGAGCGGATGGAGCCGCGCCACTACCTGGCGGCGAGCTACTACGAGCGTTCGCTCACCAGCCTCGCGAGCCTGTGCGTCGAAAAAGGCGTGATGACGCGCGGGGAACTGGAAGAACGCGCGGGCGGGCCGGTGCCGCTCGCGATGCCCAGCCGCCCCGGCCGGGCGAATGCGGCTTCGCGCGAACGCTTCCGGCCCGGCGACCGCGTGCGCGTGCGAGAAGACCACGTGCCCGGCCACTCGCGCATGCCGGGCTACATCCGCGGGAAGGAGGGTGTGGTCGTCGGCGAGTCGCCGGCCTATCCCTTCCCCGATGCGCATGCGCACGGCGTGCCATCCGAGGACGAGCCGACCTACGACGTGCGCTTCCGCAGCGAAGACCTCTGGCCGGGCGGCGCCGATTCCGCGCTGGTGCACGCCGCGGTGTTCCAGAGCTACCTCGAACGCGCAGGCTGA
- a CDS encoding glycoside hydrolase family 2 protein, protein MPRALPVAAALRERGEWSVDDAPAAFDDRTYWYRLVFHHTGAAGESTVLRFDGLATFARIWLNGEALGQSDNMFAASDFEVGPVLREGVNELMLCFDALGPQLTRRRPRPRWRVPMLQAQQLRWLRATLLGRTPGWSPPAPAVGPWRDIWLLPRDAAALARCSLEVAWDGSDGTVRCDLGNDGVFALPLTFTVEGHGMTVSAAMEAAGDATLSTQLRVPGARPWWPHTHGEPALYTATLADAKGVTLVKRRIGFRTVAIDTGEEGFELRVNGVAVFCRGAVWTPLDAVSLRAPAGDYAAAVSQLRAAGMNMLRVAGITVYEEDAFYDACDEQGVLVWQDFMFASMDYPAQDAAFAGSVEREAQQQLRRWGWRACLAVLCGNSEVEQQAAMWGALREQWRSPLFDGILPAACARHAPGVPYWPSSAHGGAVPFQADAGTTSYYGVGAYLRPLDDARRSGLRFATESLAFSNVPGDDAIARMPGGLGVRMHHPQWKARVPRDLGAGWDFEDVRDHYLRELAGVDPVRLRSTDPARYLALSRWVTGEVMAAAYSEWRRPASPCGGALVLMLRDLWAGAGWGVLDERGAPKPCWHALERVLQPRTVLLTDEGGNGLCAHAINDRPQALDAVLSVQAWQHGHVAVAQGRRELSLPPRGALSVPLLEMLDHFIDLSYAYRFGPPPCDVVAASLHDAQGVPIARALHFPAGVAPLLAQDPGLAATVRVLDARTAEVVVTAQRIALGVHFEAGAFRADREWVHVAPGEELAVVLRSAADAPLHCIVHALNAAAPVQPRR, encoded by the coding sequence ATGCCACGCGCGCTCCCCGTCGCCGCGGCATTGCGCGAGCGCGGGGAGTGGAGCGTGGACGATGCGCCGGCCGCCTTCGACGACAGGACTTATTGGTACCGGTTGGTGTTCCACCACACTGGCGCGGCGGGGGAATCGACCGTGCTGAGGTTCGACGGACTCGCCACATTCGCGCGCATCTGGCTGAACGGTGAGGCGCTCGGGCAGAGCGACAACATGTTCGCGGCCTCGGACTTCGAGGTGGGCCCTGTGCTGCGCGAAGGCGTGAACGAATTGATGCTTTGCTTCGACGCCCTCGGGCCTCAGCTGACCCGCAGGCGTCCGCGCCCCCGCTGGCGCGTGCCCATGCTGCAGGCCCAGCAATTGCGCTGGCTGCGCGCCACACTGCTGGGCCGCACCCCGGGCTGGTCGCCGCCCGCGCCTGCGGTCGGCCCATGGCGCGACATCTGGCTGCTGCCGCGTGACGCGGCCGCGCTCGCGCGCTGCAGCTTGGAAGTTGCGTGGGACGGATCGGACGGCACCGTCCGGTGCGACCTGGGCAACGACGGAGTGTTCGCCCTCCCGCTGACCTTCACGGTGGAGGGCCACGGCATGACGGTGTCTGCCGCGATGGAGGCCGCAGGAGACGCAACGCTGTCCACGCAGCTTCGCGTGCCGGGCGCCAGGCCGTGGTGGCCGCACACGCATGGCGAACCCGCGCTCTACACCGCCACGCTCGCCGATGCGAAGGGCGTCACGCTGGTGAAGCGCCGCATCGGCTTCCGGACGGTCGCGATCGATACAGGCGAGGAGGGCTTCGAGCTGCGGGTCAACGGGGTCGCGGTGTTCTGCCGCGGCGCGGTGTGGACGCCGCTGGACGCGGTGAGCCTGCGCGCCCCCGCCGGGGACTACGCGGCGGCGGTCTCGCAGCTTCGCGCAGCCGGCATGAACATGCTGCGCGTCGCGGGCATCACGGTCTACGAGGAGGACGCCTTCTACGACGCGTGCGACGAGCAGGGCGTGCTGGTGTGGCAGGACTTCATGTTCGCGAGCATGGACTATCCCGCGCAGGACGCGGCCTTCGCGGGGTCGGTAGAGCGCGAGGCGCAGCAGCAACTGCGGCGCTGGGGCTGGCGCGCGTGCCTGGCCGTCCTGTGCGGCAACAGCGAGGTGGAGCAGCAGGCGGCCATGTGGGGAGCCCTGCGCGAGCAATGGCGCTCGCCGCTGTTCGACGGGATCCTGCCGGCGGCGTGCGCGCGGCATGCGCCCGGCGTGCCCTACTGGCCGTCCAGCGCGCACGGCGGCGCGGTGCCGTTCCAGGCCGACGCGGGCACCACCTCCTATTACGGCGTCGGTGCGTACCTGCGGCCGCTGGACGACGCCAGGCGCTCGGGCCTGCGCTTCGCCACGGAGAGCCTGGCGTTCTCGAACGTCCCCGGTGACGACGCGATCGCGCGCATGCCGGGCGGCCTGGGGGTGCGCATGCATCACCCGCAATGGAAGGCGCGCGTGCCGCGCGACCTCGGCGCGGGGTGGGATTTCGAGGACGTGCGCGATCACTACCTGCGGGAGCTGGCCGGCGTCGATCCCGTGCGCCTGCGGTCCACCGACCCCGCGCGCTACCTTGCGCTGAGCCGCTGGGTGACGGGGGAGGTGATGGCGGCCGCCTACTCGGAGTGGCGGCGACCGGCGTCGCCGTGCGGCGGTGCGCTGGTCCTGATGCTGCGGGACCTGTGGGCCGGCGCGGGCTGGGGCGTGCTGGACGAACGCGGTGCACCGAAGCCCTGCTGGCATGCGCTCGAGCGTGTGCTGCAGCCGCGCACCGTGCTGCTCACCGACGAGGGCGGCAACGGCCTCTGCGCGCACGCGATCAACGACCGCCCGCAAGCGCTCGACGCGGTGCTCTCCGTGCAGGCCTGGCAGCACGGCCACGTCGCGGTCGCGCAGGGCCGCAGGGAGCTCTCCTTGCCGCCGCGCGGTGCCCTGAGCGTGCCGCTGCTGGAGATGCTCGATCACTTCATCGACCTGAGCTACGCCTACCGGTTCGGCCCGCCGCCGTGCGACGTGGTGGCGGCGAGCCTGCACGACGCGCAGGGCGTCCCCATCGCACGGGCGCTGCACTTTCCCGCGGGGGTGGCGCCGCTGCTCGCGCAGGACCCCGGCCTGGCGGCGACGGTGCGGGTGCTCGACGCGCGCACCGCGGAAGTCGTCGTGACCGCGCAGAGGATCGCGCTCGGCGTGCACTTCGAGGCAGGCGCCTTCCGCGCGGATCGCGAGTGGGTGCACGTCGCGCCCGGCGAGGAACTTGCCGTGGTGCTGCGCAGCGCGGCCGATGCACCCCTGCATTGCATCGTGCACGCGCTCAACGCGGCGGCGCCCGTCCAGCCGAGGCGCTAG
- a CDS encoding DUF1839 family protein — protein MPQAPLMALLAPAPPAPPPSTRIERFPGLAAKGYEPHPLHGPDAVWVEKNCYGDLWIELLHCLRLDPCAMLPFTLAVDFEGDQWTFFKPPLGELHDLYGLDVQELAVWRPMVDHAREHLSAGKLIACEMDAFWLPDTAATDYRQKHTKTTIVLANIDIEEQWLGYFHNAGYYELQGEDFRGLFRIGEPEDPGYMPLFAELIRTDRVKRRAPMELASLSLDLLERHWRRRPRTNPLTRFGQRLTSEFPSLRSAGLAHYHSWAFATIRQAGAAFDLTAEYLRWQSDFGHYGLADAALRFDEIAQSMKTLILKAARSVNSGRPLQASELIETSAAAWEEGMAMVGRSLGCKAEAAWRLETAE, from the coding sequence ATGCCGCAAGCCCCCCTCATGGCGCTGCTGGCCCCGGCACCCCCGGCGCCCCCGCCTTCCACCCGAATCGAGCGCTTCCCCGGGCTCGCGGCGAAGGGCTACGAGCCCCATCCGCTGCACGGGCCCGACGCGGTGTGGGTGGAGAAGAATTGCTACGGGGACCTGTGGATCGAACTGCTGCATTGCCTGCGCCTGGACCCCTGCGCGATGCTGCCCTTCACGCTCGCCGTGGATTTCGAGGGCGACCAGTGGACCTTCTTCAAGCCGCCGCTCGGCGAGCTGCACGACCTGTACGGCCTCGATGTCCAGGAACTCGCCGTATGGCGGCCGATGGTGGACCACGCGCGCGAACACCTCTCCGCGGGCAAGCTCATCGCGTGCGAGATGGACGCCTTCTGGCTGCCTGATACGGCGGCCACCGATTACCGGCAGAAGCACACGAAGACCACCATCGTGCTCGCCAACATCGACATCGAGGAGCAGTGGCTCGGCTATTTCCACAACGCGGGGTACTACGAGTTGCAGGGCGAGGACTTCCGCGGCCTCTTTCGCATCGGCGAGCCGGAAGACCCGGGCTACATGCCGCTCTTCGCGGAGTTGATCCGCACGGACCGGGTGAAGCGCCGCGCGCCGATGGAGCTCGCCTCGCTCTCGCTCGACCTGCTGGAGCGGCACTGGCGCAGGCGCCCGCGCACCAATCCGCTGACGCGCTTTGGCCAGCGGCTGACTTCCGAATTTCCGTCGCTGCGCAGCGCGGGACTGGCGCACTACCACTCCTGGGCTTTCGCGACGATCCGCCAGGCCGGCGCCGCCTTCGACCTCACGGCCGAGTACCTGCGCTGGCAGTCCGACTTCGGCCACTACGGCCTCGCGGACGCCGCCCTTCGCTTCGACGAGATCGCGCAGTCGATGAAGACGCTGATCCTCAAGGCCGCGCGTTCGGTGAACAGCGGCCGCCCCCTGCAGGCGAGCGAACTGATCGAGACGTCCGCCGCGGCGTGGGAAGAGGGCATGGCCATGGTCGGCCGGAGCCTGGGCTGCAAGGCCGAGGCGGCGTGGCGGCTCGAGACCGCGGAGTGA